One segment of Panicum virgatum strain AP13 chromosome 1K, P.virgatum_v5, whole genome shotgun sequence DNA contains the following:
- the LOC120640913 gene encoding APO protein 2, chloroplastic-like, translating to MRSSTSASALLHPPTCSSRLPPLRIFVGLRWPAPRFLVRERAGAVVGVINGTTGCSLRLGVPALTVCRSHQRAAVIRNEHVQNADLPRKYSKREKKPFPIPVLELRRRAKERMKAAQGKPKRPLPPPKNGMLVRRLIPVAYKVYNARILLINNLRKLMKVVPVKGCKYCSEIHVGSVGHPFRTCRGMMSDQRRGEHDWGSTLVEAVFLPVEAYHIEDRLGKHIPHEQRFAVPRIPALVELCIQAGVDLPEYPTKRRRKPIIKIGKNEFVDADEDDLPEPEPDKFKQTLLDELHFDEIIAPSTPEETAALAEETLEAWETVRDGALKLMKGYAVRVCGYCPEVHVGPTGHKARNCGAFKHQQRNGQHGWQAAVLDDLIPPRYVWHMPESGEELQRELKTFYGQAPAVVEICIQGGANVPEKYKGTMRLDIGIPSSLKEAEMVI from the exons ATGCGGTCCTCCACGTCCGCCTCGGCCCTGCTCCATCCGCCGACCTGCTCCTCCCGTCTCCCCCCGCTCCGCATCTTCGTCGGTCTCCGGTGGCCGGCCCCCCGCTTCCTG GTTAGGGAGCGAGCGGGTGCGGTCGTAGGGGTTATCAATGGCACGACTGGATGCAGCTTGAGACTCGG AGTACCTGCTTTAACTGTCTGCCGATCTCATCAAAGGGCTGCTGTTATTAGAAATGAACATGTTCAGAATGCTGACTTGCCCCGAAAATACTCAAAAAGGGAGAAGAAACCATTTCCTATACCAGTGCTGGAGTTAAGACGCCGAGCAAAGGAAAGGATGAAGGCAGCACAAGGGAAACCGAAACGACCACTGCCTCCACCGAAAAATGGAATGCTAGTGCGTAGACTGATACCAGTTGCCTACAAAGTGTACAATGCAAGAATTTTGCTGATCAACAACTTGAGGAAGCTTATGAAAGTAGTACCTGTAAAAGGCTGCAA ATATTGCAGTGAGATACATGTTGGATCTGTTGGACATCCTTTCCGAACATGCCGAGGAATGATGTCAGATCAACGTAGAGGAGAACATGATTGGGGAAGTACTTTAGTGGAAGCTGTTTTCTTACCGGTTGAAGCCTACCATATAGAGGACCGCCTGGGGAAACATATCCCTCATGAACAGAGGTTTGCTGTACCCCGCATTCCCGCTCTCGTGGAACTTTGCATCCAAGCTGGAGTTGACCTCCCTGAGTATCCCACAAAGCGTCGAAGAAAGCCAATCATCAAAATAGGAAAAAATGAGTTTGTCGATGCAGATGAAGATGACCTACCAGAACCAGAGCCTGACAAATTTAAGCAGACACTTCTTGATGAACTACATTTTGATGAGATTATCGCTCCATCTACCCCAGAGGAGACAGCGGCTCTTGCCGAGGAAACACTCGAAGCATGGGAGACCGTCAGGGATGGTGCCTTGAAGCTTATGAAGGGTTATGCTGTGAGGGTTTGCGGATACTGCCCTGAGGTGCATGTTGGCCCAACTGGCCACAAAGCACGGAACTGTGGAGCCTTCAAGCATCAGCAGAGGAATGGACAGCATGGGTGGCAAGCAGCAGTGCTTGATGACCTAATACCTCCTAGATATGTCTGGCACATGCCAGAATCTGGGGAGGAACTGCAGAGGGAGCTGAAGACCTTCTATGGGCAGGCACCAGCTGTTGTTGAGATATGCATTCAGGGTGGCGCCAATGTGCCAGAGAAGTACAAAGGCACAATGAGACTAGATATAGGAATTCCTTCTAGCTTGAAGGAGGCTGAAATGGTCATCTGA
- the LOC120640918 gene encoding dynein light chain LC6, flagellar outer arm-like, protein MREQQDAGEAPGRRGGAVRSLLGVERRLAEGGGAEGAAGVPLGKQAAGAGEEEERKAVVRVVAADMPPALQRRAFRCARDELAAMPRYPRRLEPKRLALALKKEFDTAYGPAWHCIVGTSFGSYVTHARGGFLYFSVDKVYILLFRTAVEPSPH, encoded by the exons ATGAGGGAGCAGCAGGACGCCGGCGAAGCGCCGGGGCGCCGGGGCGGGGCCGTCAGGTCGCTGCTGGGCGTCGAGCGCCGGctcgcggagggcggcggcgccgagggggCGGCGGGGGTCCCCTTGGGGAAgcaggcggcgggcgcgggcgaggaggaggagaggaaggccGTGGTGAGGGTGGTGGCCGCCGACATGCCGCCCGCGCTGCAGCGGCGCGCGTTCCGCTGCGCCCGCGACGAGCTCGCCGCGATGCCGCGCTACCCGCGGCGGCTCGAGCCCAAGCGCCTCGCGCTCGCGCTCAAGAAG GAGTTTGATACTGCATACGGGCCAGCTTGGCATTGCATCGTGGGGACGAGTTTCGGTTCATATGTCACGCACGCCCGGGGTGGATTCTTGTACTTTTCCGTCGATAAGGTCTACATCCTGCTCTTCAGGACGGCCGTGGAGCCCTCACCTCATTGA
- the LOC120640926 gene encoding endoglucanase 6-like: MPAAARSVKELAAAGVVLAMLLSAAAAQHDYGDALHKCILFFEGQRSGRLPPDQRVRWRRDSGLHDGAAAGVDLTGGYYDAGDNVKFGFPMAFTATLMSWGLIDFGRSFGPNREEARKAVRWATDYLMKATARPNTVYVQVGDAFRDHACWERPEDMDTPRTVYKVDPSHPGSDVAAETAAALAAASIVFRDSDPGYSKRLLDRAVAVFEFADKHRGPYSSSLHAAVCPCYCDYSGYQDELLWGAAWLHKASRRREYREYIKRNEVVLGASDAINEFGWDNKHAGINVLISKEVLMGKDEYFQSFRVNADNFMCTLLPGISNHPQIQYSPGGLLFKVGSSNMQHVTQLSFLLLAYSNYLSHAGGRVSCGSSSASPAQLRHVAKRQVDYILGDNPLRMSYMVGYGARFPRRIHHRASSLPSVAAHPARIGCKAGAAYYASPAPNPNLLVGAVVGGPSDASDAFPDARAVFQQSEPTTYINAPLMGLLAYFSAHPNPADSGGD; this comes from the exons atgccggcggcggcgcggagtgtgaaggagctggcggcggccggggttgTCCTGGCAATGCTgctctcggcggcggcggcgcagcacgaCTACGGCGACGCCCTGCACAAGTGCATCCTCTTCTTCGAGGGCCAGCGCTCCGGGAGGCTCCCGCCGGACCAGCGCGTCCGCTGGCGCCGCGACTCCGGGCTccacgacggcgccgccgccggg GTGGACCTGACCGGAGGGTACTACGACGCCGGCGACAACGTCAAGTTCGGGTTCCCGATGGCGTTCACGGCGACGCTCATGTCGTGGGGGCTCATCGACTTCGGGCGCAGCTTCGGGCCTAACAGGGAGGAGGCCCGGAAGGCGGTGCGGTGGGCGACGGACTACCTGAtgaaggcgacggcgaggcccAACACGGTGTACGTGCAGGTGGGCGACGCCTTCCGCGACCACGCGTGCTGGGAGCGGCCCGAGGACATGGACACCCCGCGCACCGTCTACAAGGTGGACCCCTCCCACCCGGGCTCCGACGTCGCCGCCgagaccgccgccgcgctcgccgccgcctccatcgtcTTCCGCGACTCCGACCCCGGCTACTCCAAGCGCCTCCTCGACCGCGCCGTCGCC GTGTTCGAGTTCGCGGACAAGCACCGGGGCCCCtacagcagcagcctccacgcGGCGGTGTGCCCCTGCTACTGCGACTACTCCGGGTACCAGGACGAGCTGCTGTGGGGCGCGGCGTGGCTGCACAaggcgtcgcgccgccgcgagtACCGCGAGTACATCAAGCGCAACGAGGTGGTGCTCGGCGCCAGCGACGCCATCAACGAGTTCGGCTGGGACAACAAGCACGCCGGCATCAACGTCCTCATCTCAAAG GAGGTTCTGATGGGGAAGGACGAGTACTTCCAGTCGTTCCGCGTCAACGCCGACAACTTCATGTGCACCCTCCTCCCTGGCATCTCCAATCACCCCCAGATCCAGTACTCTCCAG GCGGGCTGCTGTTCAAGGTGGGGAGCAGCAACATGCAGCACGTGACGCAGCTGTCGTTCCTGCTGCTGGCCTACTCCAACTACCTGAGCCACGCCGGCGGGCGGGTCTCGTGCGGCtcgtcgtcggcgtcgccggcgcAGCTCCGGCACGTGGCGAAGCGGCAGGTGGACTACATCCTGGGCGACAACCCGCTGCGGATGTCCTACATGGTCGGGTACGGCGCCCGGTTCCCGCGGCGGATCCACCACCGCGCCAGCTCGCTGCCGTCGGTGGCGGCGCACCCGGCGCGGATCGGCTGCAAGGCCGGCGCCGCCTACTACGCCAGCCCGGCGCCCAACCCGAACCtgctcgtcggcgccgtcgtcggcggGCCCAGCGACGCCTCTGACGCCTTCCCGGACGCGCGCGCCGTGTTCCAGCAGTCGGAGCCCACCACGTACATCAACGCGCCGCTCATGGGCCTCCTCGCCTACTTCTCGGCCCACCCCAACCCGGCCGACTCCGGCGGCGACTGA